The following are from one region of the Actinomyces sp. oral taxon 897 genome:
- a CDS encoding alanine/glycine:cation symporter family protein produces MSTETTPTGLKEIGDALNQVDDVFYTYVLAALLIAVGLYLTVRTRGVQIRHLGTMLTSLTLSRRGADGGISSFQAFAIGLAARVGIGNVAGVALAVVAGGPGALFWMWVVALIGMATSFVESTLAQIFKERGRDFTYRGGPAYYMKNGLGSRAWGRVFALLFIVAVGVTVVMVQTNTLAEVVGATVSSVRPWMVGVFLVMLTAPVVLGGLRSVARVTEWMAPVMAVVYVLVALLVLLTHLGQVPTVLSQVVRGAFGADQALYGTAGGVVAAVLNGLRRGLFSNEAGLGTVPNAAGTATTRHPVRQGLIQSFGVFIDTMLVCTATGLLILLATGTYHPGDKRARGAVLTQQAVAEHLGGWTTWPMVVLIFVLVFSTVLGCYSYAQVNVNFLGGERRGEQVLGVVLTAASFGGCMLSLPVVWALSDIALGLLGIVNLVVIVRLTPWAVGALKDFEAQSAVGVEPVFVGHGNPYLPGDVVPGIWEADDAVRLTADPLARGTQD; encoded by the coding sequence ATGAGCACAGAAACGACCCCCACCGGGCTCAAGGAGATCGGGGACGCGCTCAACCAGGTCGACGACGTCTTCTACACCTACGTCCTGGCGGCGCTCCTCATTGCGGTGGGCCTCTACCTGACCGTGCGCACCCGCGGCGTCCAGATCCGCCACCTGGGCACCATGCTCACCTCCCTGACCCTCTCGCGCCGGGGGGCCGACGGCGGTATCTCCTCCTTCCAGGCCTTCGCCATCGGTCTGGCCGCGCGCGTGGGCATCGGCAACGTGGCCGGCGTCGCCCTGGCGGTGGTGGCCGGCGGCCCCGGGGCGCTGTTCTGGATGTGGGTCGTGGCCCTCATCGGCATGGCCACCAGCTTCGTGGAGTCCACCCTGGCGCAGATCTTCAAGGAGCGCGGCCGTGACTTCACCTACCGCGGGGGACCGGCCTACTACATGAAGAACGGGCTCGGCTCACGCGCCTGGGGCCGGGTCTTCGCGCTCCTGTTCATCGTGGCCGTGGGGGTGACCGTGGTCATGGTCCAGACCAACACCCTGGCCGAGGTCGTGGGCGCCACCGTGTCCTCGGTGCGGCCCTGGATGGTAGGGGTCTTCCTGGTCATGCTCACCGCCCCGGTGGTCCTGGGCGGGCTGAGGTCCGTGGCCCGGGTCACGGAGTGGATGGCCCCGGTCATGGCCGTGGTCTACGTGCTGGTGGCCCTCCTCGTCCTGCTGACCCACCTCGGCCAGGTCCCCACCGTCCTCAGCCAGGTCGTCCGCGGGGCCTTCGGCGCCGACCAGGCCCTGTACGGCACCGCCGGGGGCGTGGTGGCCGCCGTCCTCAACGGCCTGCGCCGCGGCCTGTTCTCCAACGAGGCGGGCCTGGGCACCGTCCCCAACGCGGCCGGCACCGCCACCACCCGCCACCCGGTGCGCCAGGGGCTCATCCAGTCCTTCGGCGTCTTCATCGACACCATGCTGGTGTGTACCGCCACCGGCCTGCTCATCCTCCTGGCCACCGGCACCTACCACCCCGGTGACAAGCGGGCCCGGGGCGCGGTGCTCACCCAGCAGGCCGTCGCGGAGCACCTGGGGGGCTGGACCACCTGGCCCATGGTGGTCCTCATCTTCGTCCTGGTCTTCTCCACCGTCCTGGGCTGCTACTCCTACGCCCAGGTCAACGTCAACTTCCTGGGCGGCGAGCGCCGCGGTGAGCAGGTCCTGGGGGTGGTCCTGACGGCGGCGAGCTTCGGCGGCTGCATGCTCTCCCTGCCCGTGGTCTGGGCCCTGAGCGACATCGCCCTGGGGCTGCTGGGTATTGTCAACCTGGTCGTCATCGTGCGCCTGACGCCGTGGGCCGTGGGTGCCCTGAAGGACTTCGAGGCCCAGAGCGCCGTCGGCGTGGAGCCGGTCTTCGTGGGGCACGGCAACCCCTACCTGCCCGGGGACGTGGTGCCCGGGATCTGGGAGGCCGACGACGCCGTCCGCCTGACCGCCGACCCCCTGGCGCGCGGGACGCAGGACTGA